Within the Thermosynechococcaceae cyanobacterium Okahandja genome, the region ATCTAGCATCATAAAAAAGCAGGCTTCAAGGGACTGCTGAAAAAAAGCCTCAAGAAGTTCTTTACTGGCTTGCAGTTGCAACTCCAGTTGTTTGCGCCAACTCACATCCCGGGACGTGGTCACTAAAAACAGCGGCGTACCCGATTCATCACAAATCGGATGGGTCAGGGTTTCTAGCCAGATGTAAGAGCCGTTTTTTTTGCGCATCCGGTACGTTTCAACTAAGTCCGTGGTGCCCTGGAGCGCTAAGGCATGAACCCCACTGCGGATGCGCTCGGCATCATCCGGATGAAACAGAGTATAGGGGCTTTTGCCAACGAGTTCATCGGGACGGTAACCCAGCAGCCGCTCACTGGAGGGGGTAACGTACAGGTAACACCCATTGGGTTCATGGATACAAATGAGATCATCCGTGTAGTTCGCGAGTAATTCTGTGAAGTGCTCAAATTCACCGATGATCATGGCTTAGGTTCCGCGATCGCCACCGCGGCAGTAAAGGTTAAAACGCCTGGGGGACACCGAAAAAGTGATCAGGGCTACGCCAACCCCGTTTCCTTAGGGGATTTCCGCTAGGGGGCAACATAAAGATTATCTATACATTATAGGAAGTCTAGAGCCATCTCTAATCCTTGGTTTTGAACCGCTAGAGAACTCAGGAAATAGGAACCCCCCCGACCCCTCAGGCAGGGTCGGCGATTCTTAGTGTAAATTTTTGTAAAAACTTGCCTTCATAGGGGCAAAACTGTTAAATTAGATACAGAAATAAATCGTTCATCTTCGCAAAGTCATAGCTTGAGCATGGGCAGCGAAGACGGAAGTAGGGAGATTCTCCCGAAGGAACGCGCCTCAGTTACTAAAAACCACCTAGTTCATGATTTGGGGCGATGACTTATGAAAACGACACTGACCTATCGCGGCATTCAATACGATTACGTTCCTCCGGCAGTGCGCACCGAAGCCACTGATGTGGTTGCCAAATATCGGGGCTGGAACTACCACTGCACCCAAGCAGTGAATCCCCCTGCTCAACCCGCTCGTGATTTGCTCTATCGGGGTGTGGCCTACCACACCGGGAATGACAACGCGGCACCGGCTGTTACCATGGCAGCCGCGAGTGATGCTGCACAGCCGACGGTGAGTGTGGCCGAAATGTCGCGAGCACTGCTCACGCACCACCACCAAAACATTAAAAATCGCGAGCAATCGCTGCTGACGCGAACCATTGCTCAAATGGGCTTACCCGCCGCTGCCGGACACTACTGGAATCAAATTCAAGGCAAAATTAAGCCCAACGTTTGGCTAAGCTACGATCGCAGCCATGCCACGATGAGCTAAACGGTTTGCCATGCCAACTTGCATCTAGCCCCCAAAAGGGCAAGGTTGCGGTAGTTGTTCTCGAAAGAATAGGCCCATGACTCGCACTAGGGATTGCCCTACTGCGAGTTTTTTATGGGAGCAACCCTAGGCCATATCGCCGTAGCGGGCGCGTTCGGCAGCCGTTTTTTGCCGATCTAACTTCAGGATCAGCACCCCCAAGGGCGGTAAACACAGATCAAGGGAGTAGCGACGATTGTGGTAGGCCCACTCGTCTGCCCATTTGCCCCCGAGGTTGCCCATGTTACTGCCGCCGTACTCGCGGGCATCGCTGTTAAACAGTTCGGTATAGAAGCCATGTTCAGGAACACCAATCCGGTAGTGGCTATGGGGTTGGGGGGTAAAGTTACACACCACCACGACAAAATCCTTGTAGTCTTTGTCCCAGCGGATAAACGAGACGACACTGTGACGGTTGTCGCTACAGTCAATCCACTCAAAGCCGTCTTGGCTAAAGTCTTGGCTGTAGAGGGAGGGTTCAGAACGATAAAGGGCATTCAAGTCCTGAAAGAAGCGTTTGGTTTGCTGGTGCGGTTCGTACTCCAGTAGGTGCCACTCCAGATCGCTCCAGACGTTCCACTCACTCCATTGGGCAAATTCCATGCCCATAAACATGGTTTTCTTGCCCGGGTGGGTAAACATATAGGTGAACAGGCAGCGGAGATTGGCAAATTTTTGCCAGCGATCGCCCGGCATCTTGCCAATGATATTGCTCTTGCCGTGCACCACCTCATCGTGGGACAACGCCAGCATAAAGTTCTCGCTGTGGTGGTACCACATGCTAAAGGTGACGTTGTTTTGGTGGAACTGGCGAAACCACGGATCCATGCTGAAATAGTCGAGGATGTCGTGCATCCACCCCATGTTCCACTTCAGGTTAAAGCCAAGCCCCCCCGTATAGGTCGGCCACGACACCATCGGCCAAGCGGTAGATTCTTCGGCAATCGAGAGAATCCCCGGAAAATAGCTGAAGATGACGTGATTCACTTGGCGCAGGAAATTGGCGGCTTCTAAGTTTTCGCGGCCACCGTATTCGTTGGGCAGCCACTCTCCTTCTTTGCGGCCATAGTCGAGGTACAGCATGGAGGCCACAGCATCAACGCGAATACCATCGATGTGGTACTTGTCAAACCAAAACAGGGCATTCGCCACCAAAAAGTTCCGGACTTCGTGGCGGCCATAGTTAAACACAAGGGTGCCCCATTCTTTATGCTCCCCTTTGCGGGGGTCGGCGTGCTCGTAGAGGTGGGTGCCATCAAAAAAGGCGAGGCCATGACCATCCTTGGGAAAGTGGCCGGGAACCCAGTCCACAATAACGCCAATCCCGTTCTGGTGACACTGATCCACAAAGTACATAAAGTCGGCAGGGCTACCATAGCGAGACGTGGGGGCATAGTAGCCGGTCACTTGATACCCCCAAGAGCCATCAAAGGGATGCTCGGCTACCGGCAGCAGTTCAATGTGGGTATAGCCCAACTCCTTAACGTAGGGGATAAGTTTTGCGGCTAGCTCCCGATAGGTGAGGAACCGTGCCCAAGGCTTGAGTTCCGCCACTTGCACCGGTTCTTGGGGGTTGCCCTTCTCATCAAGGGGAGGCTCCTCCATTGAGGCGTGCAGCCAAGAGCCTAAGTGCACCTCAAAGACGGAGATGGGTTGGTTCAATGGGTCAGTGTGGCGCCGTTTTTCGAGCCACTCGCGATCGCCCCACTCGTAGGCATTTAAGTCCGCCACAATTGAGGCGGTTTTGGGGCGGGGTTCCTGAGCAAAGCCGTAGGGATCCGACTTCTCGTAGATATGGCCGTCGTGATTCTTAATTTCGTACTTGTAGTGCTCGCCAACCCCAAGACCGGGAATAAAAAGTTCCCAAATGCCATTACCCCGCCGCGCCATTTGGTGCTTGCGACCGTCCCAGTGGTTAAAGTTACCAATGACCGAGACATTGCGGGCATTGGGTGCCCACACCGCAAAATACACACCAGAAACCCCATCCACCGTGAGCAGATGGGCACCTAGTTTTTCGTAGATGCGGTGGTGATTCCCCTCGGCAAACAGATGAATGTCAAAGTCGGTTAGCTTGGAGGAGCGAAAGGCATAAGGGTCGTAGATGACCCGCTCATGGCCATTTTCAAAAATTTTGAGTTGATAGTTATTTAATTCGGCAACGGGAATATGACACTCAAAAAAATGCGGGTGATGCACCGAGACCATCGGGTATTCCTGCCGTTGCTCGGGACACAGAACACTCACCCGCTCCGCATTCGGTAGATACGCCCGAACCGCCCACACTGATTGGCCATTCTCGCTAATTTGATGACATCCTAAAATTTCAAAGGGATCGTGGTGCTGATTGGACACAATGCGGTCGATTTGATCGGGCGAAATCGTCATATTTTTATACTTTCGTAAAATATAAACACCTTACTATAGAAAAGTTAACAATCTGAATGCCCCCGTTGACAAGCCATCGAGCCATCTTTTTGGGGGTGATGTTGCTCAGGTCTGGTTTGGGGTGGGTCATGGCGCGGCGGCCAGGAGACTTTGCAGCAGTTCTTTGAGCAGGGTTGGCCCTTGATAGACCCAACCGGTGTAGAGTTGCACCAAGCGGGCACCGGCGTTGAGTTTTTCTTGCACATCGGCAGCGTCAAAGATGCCACCCACGCCAATGATGGGGAGGCGGCCATGGGTTTGCTGATGAATAAAGCGAATCACTTCGGTGGCACGGTCTTTTAGGGGGGCACCGCTGAGTCCTCCGGCTTCTGCGGTGGGCGATCGCCCCGTGGCGGGAATGACCGTTGTTTTCAGGCCTTCTCGACAAATGGTGGTATTGGTGGCAATAATGCCTGCTAGTTCGTAGGTTTGAATCAGTTCTAGAATGGCGCAAATTTCCGGCTCACTCAAGTCTGGGGCAATTTTGAGCAGCAGGGGCTTGCGGGGGGTATTAGCCCCTTGCAGTGCTTCTAAGATTGGGGCAAGCTGCTCCTTGGCCTGGAGATCCCGTAGGCCGGGGGTATTGGGAGAACTGACATTGACCACAAAGTAATCTCCCCAGGGGTGCAGGCAGCGAAAGCTAGCGAGGTAGTCATCTTTGGCCTGCTCCAGCGGCGTGATCTTCGACTTGCCTAAGTTAATGCCAATTGGGATGGTGGCGCGGGGCGATCGCGCCAGTTCGCGAGCCATGGCCTCAGCCCCCCAGTTATTAAAGCCCATGCGATTAATGGCGGCCCGATCTGCCGGTAGGCGAAATAAGCGCGGTCGTGGGTTCCCGGGTTGGGGGTGCCACGTCACGGTGCCGAGTTCCGCAAAGCCAAAGCCAAAGGCACTCCAAACAGCACTGGCAACGCCATTTTTATCAAACCCCGCCGCCAAGCCAATCGGGTTGGGGAACCGCAGCCCCCACAGTTCCCGTTCCAAGCGTGCATCTGGGAGGGCAAAAAACTGCTGCAACTGCTGCCGTAGCCGCTGCCGGAGGGGTGTATCCTGATTAAGCCAGCGACAGACGGCCATCATCTGCTGCTGTACCCGCTCAGGATCAGCTCTTAGACCCGAGAATAGCAGGGGCCGGACAAGGGAACGATAGGGATCGACGCGCAAAGAAGGCTAGTCCAAATACCCCATCAAGGCAGGCGAATCATCAATGATGTTCGAGGCCACGGGTCGCTCTCCTGCTGAGTAGTAGGTCTCAGCAATGTGCAGCCCACTAGTGGTAATCGGGCGCACCCCCATCCAGTTGACGGTTTCTAAAATTTCAAAGGAATTGGCCGCAACCGGACGCACCCCCATAATATTCAGGGTCTCCACCACACGAAAGTCGGTGGCAATGATGGGGCGAATGCCAGCGGAGTTGATGCTGTCATAAATCTGTAGTCCGCTGCTGAGGATGGGGCGCTCTCCGGCATCTTTGATCATGTGCACCACTTCGACCGGGCTGGCCTCAATGGGGCGCAACCCAGCACTATTAAAGGTTTGCCACACCACAATATCCGTGACCGGAGCAGCGCTGGTGGTGGCAAGGGGAGCCGTTTTTTCGGCCAGCGACACCATTTGACCACTGGCTTCCTTGGCGGTAGCGGGCCGCCGCGGACTGCGGCTGGCTTTGGTGGGGGTTTCTTCAGGGGGAGTTTGGGGGGTTTCCGAAGTACTCATGGCGATCGCTCCTAAGGACAGTGGACAACTCAATCGAACCGAGACGTTAGTATTAAAGGTTTCTATGGCTGTTTATTATACCCCTAGGGCACCTGCCAGATCCGTTGATGGTAACTGGGCAAATGATCTAAGTCCACACTGGCGTGATGGTGATGATGGTGCGCTTCGCCGTGACTGTGATCGTGATGGTGATGATGATCCGTGCTGCTGGCGGCCGCTAGGCGAAATTTACAGGCTTCGCAGTTCATGGCCACCTGTCCGGTGAGGGTTTCAATTTCCCGCTGCCGTGTTAGATAAAATAATTGGGGATGGAGGCCAATTTCCGGCAAGTTAACGTACTCGACGTGCGGAAACTGCTGTTGCGCCGCCAAGGTTAAGGCATAGATTTTTTTCACCAAGGCACCCGTAAACATGAAGTGGGGCAGCACAATGACACGGCGAGGCTGGTAGAGATTTGACCGCTCAAAACCCACCTCAAGGCGGGGATGGGTAATGCCAATAAAGCACACCTCCACCGTTTTGTAGCCGCTGCCTTCCCAGAGCATTCGCGCCAGCTTAAAGACATCGCCATTGGCATCGGGATCACTGGAACCCCGACCCACCACCAATAACACCGTCTCTTCACGGCTAATCCCTTGGGGGTTAAACTCAGGGGAGTCTATCATTTCGAGGCGCGATCGCCACAGGGTGAGAATTTCTGGGGCAATGCCGTAGTGGCGACCGTAGTGGTAGCGCAATTGGGGAAAGGCGTGGCGGGCGCGATCCAACTCATTGGTCACGTCAAATTTGTTGTGGCGGGCGGCAAACAGCAGGATGGGCAAAACCGATAGATTGCTGTAACCGGCGGCAACACACTGACTGAGCACCTCAAAAATAGAGGGTTGGGTTAATTCCAAAAAGCAGGGGAAGACCGGACGGCAGGGATCCAGTTGGTGATAGGCATTGGCAAAGTCTAAAAACGCTTGGCGACCTTCCGGATCGCGGGTGCCGTGCCCCACCAATAGCAGGGGACGCGGCTGAGGTAATGGCGGTAAATCAACGCTAAAACTCAGGGGGTTGAGAATTGAATCGTTCGGCTCGACAGTAACGACCACGCTGTAACTCCATGCCTGTGCAACGCAGGCGAATAGAGTGAACCGCAGCAGGTAGGCATTCTGGCTGAGGGATGGTTCCCATCACAGCTGCGGCACAGCCCCAGAGTTTCACTGGTGTTTCCCTACAAGCTGCTCTTCACAGTTAACATTGCCGATTGTAACGAGCCGCTGAGTGCCCTGTCTATGCGGGGGGTGGGCACTGGGTCTAGACATAGTGATGATCAATGGCCCAGCGTGCCAATTCGGTACGGTTGTGGAGACCTGTTTTCCCTAGCATATTGCTGACATGGCTTTCCACTGTGCGTTGACTCACGTGCAGTTCTGCGGCAATATCGCGGTTGGCCAGTCCGCGGGCAACGTACTGTAAAATGCGAGTCTCGGTGGGGGTTAGCTCGACCCCCGGGGGAGGGGCAGGCGGGGGGCTACTTTGCTGCTCCCGTAACCGGGCGGTTTGCTTTAGCAGCGCCTGAACCTGAGCTAGCAGTTCATCGGGTTCAAAGGGCTTGACCAGATAGACATCCCCGCCGGTTTGTAACCCCTTGACGCGATCGTGGGTTTGCCCCTTGGCCGAAAGAAATAGAACCGGCAGCCAGTTCAAATGCGCGTGGCCGCGTACGGCACTGACAAAGCTGTAGCCATCCATCTGGGGCATCATCACATCGCAAATAATCAGGTCGGGGGTGTGCTGCTGTAAAATGGCTAACCCTTCACGGCCATGGGCAGCAGTCAGCACCCGATACCCTTGCATTTCCAAATAATCCCTGACCAGTAAGACAAGGTTGGGGTCGTCATCCACCAGCAAAATGGTGGCGGGTTGGGGGTTGTCGGCAGCAGGCATGGTTTTCAGGCAAGGCACTATTTTATTATCACTCTCAAACTAGACGACGCTGCCAGCGATCGCCAAGGGTGTCAATGGCTTCCACTAGCTGTTCATTGTGCCACTGTCCAAACAGATGTGCGGCAATACTACAGCCACCCGCCCCAACCCCTTCTTTCACAAAGCCAGCTTCGTAGGCGCGCAAGGCTCCATGGCGCGACGTACTCAGATTCAGTTGGCTATAGATCAGGGGACAGTCTGCTCGTGCGGCTAGGGCGCTAATGTTCGCGGTTGCATCCTCAATCACCCAGCGGGTGGTGCCTACGAGCAGTTGCTCAGGCTGCCATGGTAACTGCTGTTGGTGAGCGATCGCCCGGGCTAGGGCATAGACGGCAATCATTTGAGATCCGCCCGCCAACAGAACACCAGCGGTTTGGCTGGCACCTAAGGCCATAGCTGCCACCACCACCTGCATCGGATCGCCAATGGCCGCCACCGCCCTTAACGGGTCTGGGGACGTTGGTAACTGAGCGAGTCCCTGCTGCACAAGCCGCCATTTTTGATCGTGGTTACTGTGGCGATGGCTACTGCCAACACAGTAGCGGGCGGCAATTCCCAAACTCTCGCATAGGGCCAGTGCCGTTGTGGTACCCGCCACCACACACTCACCCACCACCAGCCACGGGTGGGCTTGGCTTAACTGTGCCCCCCACTGCCAGCCCTGCTGCCATAGGTGTTCAACCAGATCTGTGTCCATGGCCTGCCCGGTACTCACACAGCGGGCCGGTTGCCCTTTAAGATCAATCATTTCCGGTAAGCCCGCTGCTGGCAGACCCGCATTAAAAACGTACAGGGGCAACGCTAGGCTCTCAATTAAGGCTCGACTAATCAGGGCCGGAGATGCGCCTTCAATGAGGGGAGGGAGGGGATACCGATAGTGGGGCTGAACCCCCCTCAGTAAAAATTCGCCATCGGCGAGGGCGGTATAGCGGCGATCGGCGGCGGTTTTGCCAGCGGCTGAGATACCGGGGATCAAGGCGGTTTCCGTAAACCCCAAGACACAAATAACGGCGGGTTGTTTCTGGCGGTGGCGATCGCACCACGAACGGGCAAACTCTGCCCCCCAAGCGATACCCATCATGGCTATCGACTAATAATTCCTGACCACTGCACCTGCTTTTGGCGCTCACGGCGATAGGAAAAAAAGAAAGCGGTATCGCGGTAAGTACAGTAGGGCGACACGGCCATCTGGCCCTCGGCCAAGCCCAACTGCCGCAGTTGCAACCAATTTACCCGAGCCACATCCACCCGCAACCGTTGGGGATCTGGATCCGGAAATGCGACGGCTGCATCTAAGGCCGC harbors:
- a CDS encoding DUF4278 domain-containing protein — its product is MKTTLTYRGIQYDYVPPAVRTEATDVVAKYRGWNYHCTQAVNPPAQPARDLLYRGVAYHTGNDNAAPAVTMAAASDAAQPTVSVAEMSRALLTHHHQNIKNREQSLLTRTIAQMGLPAAAGHYWNQIQGKIKPNVWLSYDRSHATMS
- the glgB gene encoding 1,4-alpha-glucan branching enzyme, whose translation is MTISPDQIDRIVSNQHHDPFEILGCHQISENGQSVWAVRAYLPNAERVSVLCPEQRQEYPMVSVHHPHFFECHIPVAELNNYQLKIFENGHERVIYDPYAFRSSKLTDFDIHLFAEGNHHRIYEKLGAHLLTVDGVSGVYFAVWAPNARNVSVIGNFNHWDGRKHQMARRGNGIWELFIPGLGVGEHYKYEIKNHDGHIYEKSDPYGFAQEPRPKTASIVADLNAYEWGDREWLEKRRHTDPLNQPISVFEVHLGSWLHASMEEPPLDEKGNPQEPVQVAELKPWARFLTYRELAAKLIPYVKELGYTHIELLPVAEHPFDGSWGYQVTGYYAPTSRYGSPADFMYFVDQCHQNGIGVIVDWVPGHFPKDGHGLAFFDGTHLYEHADPRKGEHKEWGTLVFNYGRHEVRNFLVANALFWFDKYHIDGIRVDAVASMLYLDYGRKEGEWLPNEYGGRENLEAANFLRQVNHVIFSYFPGILSIAEESTAWPMVSWPTYTGGLGFNLKWNMGWMHDILDYFSMDPWFRQFHQNNVTFSMWYHHSENFMLALSHDEVVHGKSNIIGKMPGDRWQKFANLRCLFTYMFTHPGKKTMFMGMEFAQWSEWNVWSDLEWHLLEYEPHQQTKRFFQDLNALYRSEPSLYSQDFSQDGFEWIDCSDNRHSVVSFIRWDKDYKDFVVVVCNFTPQPHSHYRIGVPEHGFYTELFNSDAREYGGSNMGNLGGKWADEWAYHNRRYSLDLCLPPLGVLILKLDRQKTAAERARYGDMA
- a CDS encoding quinone-dependent dihydroorotate dehydrogenase, whose protein sequence is MRVDPYRSLVRPLLFSGLRADPERVQQQMMAVCRWLNQDTPLRQRLRQQLQQFFALPDARLERELWGLRFPNPIGLAAGFDKNGVASAVWSAFGFGFAELGTVTWHPQPGNPRPRLFRLPADRAAINRMGFNNWGAEAMARELARSPRATIPIGINLGKSKITPLEQAKDDYLASFRCLHPWGDYFVVNVSSPNTPGLRDLQAKEQLAPILEALQGANTPRKPLLLKIAPDLSEPEICAILELIQTYELAGIIATNTTICREGLKTTVIPATGRSPTAEAGGLSGAPLKDRATEVIRFIHQQTHGRLPIIGVGGIFDAADVQEKLNAGARLVQLYTGWVYQGPTLLKELLQSLLAAAP
- a CDS encoding sirohydrochlorin chelatase produces the protein MVVTVEPNDSILNPLSFSVDLPPLPQPRPLLLVGHGTRDPEGRQAFLDFANAYHQLDPCRPVFPCFLELTQPSIFEVLSQCVAAGYSNLSVLPILLFAARHNKFDVTNELDRARHAFPQLRYHYGRHYGIAPEILTLWRSRLEMIDSPEFNPQGISREETVLLVVGRGSSDPDANGDVFKLARMLWEGSGYKTVEVCFIGITHPRLEVGFERSNLYQPRRVIVLPHFMFTGALVKKIYALTLAAQQQFPHVEYVNLPEIGLHPQLFYLTRQREIETLTGQVAMNCEACKFRLAAASSTDHHHHHDHSHGEAHHHHHHASVDLDHLPSYHQRIWQVP
- a CDS encoding response regulator transcription factor, with protein sequence MPAADNPQPATILLVDDDPNLVLLVRDYLEMQGYRVLTAAHGREGLAILQQHTPDLIICDVMMPQMDGYSFVSAVRGHAHLNWLPVLFLSAKGQTHDRVKGLQTGGDVYLVKPFEPDELLAQVQALLKQTARLREQQSSPPPAPPPGVELTPTETRILQYVARGLANRDIAAELHVSQRTVESHVSNMLGKTGLHNRTELARWAIDHHYV
- a CDS encoding TIGR00303 family protein; amino-acid sequence: MMGIAWGAEFARSWCDRHRQKQPAVICVLGFTETALIPGISAAGKTAADRRYTALADGEFLLRGVQPHYRYPLPPLIEGASPALISRALIESLALPLYVFNAGLPAAGLPEMIDLKGQPARCVSTGQAMDTDLVEHLWQQGWQWGAQLSQAHPWLVVGECVVAGTTTALALCESLGIAARYCVGSSHRHSNHDQKWRLVQQGLAQLPTSPDPLRAVAAIGDPMQVVVAAMALGASQTAGVLLAGGSQMIAVYALARAIAHQQQLPWQPEQLLVGTTRWVIEDATANISALAARADCPLIYSQLNLSTSRHGALRAYEAGFVKEGVGAGGCSIAAHLFGQWHNEQLVEAIDTLGDRWQRRLV